The DNA window AGCTTTCTTGCCTGGACCTCGATAGACGAGAGCCTTCATCGTTTCCGTGACAGCTACTGGGGTGCGATCTTTCGTCTTTACGATCGTCGTTTCGGTCATGGCCTATAAACCTTCAGCTTAACGATTGGCTCAAGCGTTCATGACTAGCGATCTCGGTGGGATTTGGCAGGTTCGGAAACTACTCAGGGGGGCGTGAGGTTGAGTGAGACTTCGATCGATAAGCGCACTCTTCGCCTTCATCAGGCTGTACCGCTGCACTCGCTCTTACGCGGCACGTCGTTTCTGTCACGATTACGTGAATTTCCTAAGCACTCGCAAATGGCACACGGCGTAACAGAGCAGTGATGGTCACTGAACGGAATTCACTGGCGGGTGCGGGGGTATAGCGCCGCCTACGGAGCTCGCGATCGAACGATCCGCCGTCGGCGGAAGTTCGTGATTTGCGACGATGAATTGGGAGCCCAACACAAAGGACATGAGTATGACGTAGATCCACCAGGGCCGAGAACTCATCATCGCACCTAGATTGTGCGGCGCCTGGCTTGACGCGGCATTGTCGGCAAGCGGATGCGGAAGCAGAGCGATCAAGCGCGTCGCAATCGCCCGCGCATCGGGATGCGTCCAGGCCCTAGCCGGAAGCGCTTCAATGAGCGAGGCCAATCGCTCGATCGCGGTCTTTCCTGGTAATCGAGCCAGTTTGGCAGCTTCTTGCCACGGATCCAGGTCGGACTGAGCCAATCCCGAAAGCACGCTCACCTGCATGCCGTTGACGTCCTCGCCGATCGAGGCAAAGAGAAAGTTTTCAAACTCGGGTGCAAGCATGGAACCTGGTATAGCGCACGTCATCATGGCCACGAGAATTCTCCGTTCCGAAAGCACCGATCGATGTTTCCCAGCCGGCCGAAGTCGCATCCTACCGAAAGACCGGCAGGCACGTCAGGATCGGAAACTACTCAAACGCCTCCGCATTCGTGACGGCACGGGCGCCACACCGAGCGCCGATTTTTCCGCTCTCGTTCCATCATTTCAGGAGAGCCTTCGGCAGAACCTGCTGTCGCCTAGGTATTTTCCGAACCTGTCGAGATCGCGATCCATAGGTAGCCTGCATTGCAACGCGCTTAGCCTCGACAATATAACCGGTTTACCAGAACAGGAGCGCTTCCGAGATGGATGATTCACGGACTCAGGCGATCAAGCCTCCGAGCCTTGATCTACAAGCCCATATCGCCGAATTGGAAGCACAGGGTCTGCTTGTGCATATCGATCACCCGGTCAACAAAGACACCGAGCTGCATCCGCTGGTTCGCTGCCAGTTTTTGGGGGGCATTCCTGAGGACGAGCGCCGGGCCTTCCTCTTCACCAACGTCGTTGATTCCGACGGGCGTCGTTACGACATCCCAGTTGTGGTTGGAGCGTACGCCGCGTCGCCAAGGATTTATGCAATAGGAATGGGGCGCTCCATCGCTGAAATCGGCAAAGACTGGTTGAACGCCATTGCCAACCCGATCGCTCCCATCATCGTGAGTTCTCCATCCTGTCAGGAAGTCGTCATCAAAGGTGGTGATCTCCGGTTGCCCGGCGGTGGGCTGGCAAGCCTACCGGTGCCGATCTCCACGCCCGGCTTTGACGCGGCGCCCTATCTTACCGCCACGCTGTGCATCACAACCGATCCGGATAATGGTATCCGCAACATTGGCACCTATCGTGCGGCTTTGAAAAAGACGGACCGTCTCGGCGTACGCATGTCGTCACGGATCGGCGGCGCCGGCGGGTACCTGCACTGGTGCAAATACCGGGATCGAGGTGAGAGGATGCCTTGCGCCATTGTCATCGGTGCTGCGCCGGTGATCGCCTACACCGGTGCAGAGAAACTCGCCATCGACCAGGACGAAATGTCGGTGGCGGGTGCCCTTGCCGGCGTCGCAATCCGCACAGCAAAAGCCGTCACGGTCGATCTCGAAATACCAGCAGATGCGGAAATCGTGGTCGAAGGTCTTATCGACACTGACTTGCTCGAGCCCGAGGGTCCTTTTGGCGAGAGCAATGGCTATGTCGCGCTTGAAGACTTCAATATGTCCATGGAGGTAACGGCGATTACGCACAAGCGTTCTCCCGTCTTCGTCTCCATCATCAGCCAGGTGACCCCGAGCGAGTCCAGCGTCATCAAGAAGGTGGCTCTGGAACCACTATTCCTGAACCATCTGCGCGACCATCTATCGCTCAAAAGCGTCCTCCGGGTGGTCATGCACGAGCCGTTGAGCAATCTCCGGCCGATCATCTTCATCCAATTCGCCAACGGCGCACCACGGACCGAAGTCTGGCGGGGCTTGCAGGGGGCCTCTGCCCGCCAGGCCGATTGCGGCAAGCTCGTCATCGCAGTTAGCGAGGATATCGATCCTGACAATACCGACGCGGTGATGTGGTCGCTCGCCTACCGGTCGAACCCGATCGAAGACGTGCATGTCGAGCCTTACCGCTCGACCGGCCACGCCCCGAAGTCTGGACCAGGGGAGCTGGACTCGACCTTGCTTATTGATGCGACGCTCAAATATCCGATGGCGCCGCTAGCATTGCCAGGCCGAGCGTTCATGGAGCGGGCACAGGCACTTTGGAAGGAGCTCGGCTTGCCGGCTCTAAATGTTAAGTCGCCTTGGCACGGCTATTCGCTTGGCGATTGGACCGACGCCTGGGAGAAATTTGCGCGTAATGCTGTTGAAGGCGCCTGGGCAAAAAACGGGGATGATACCTGGACACGGCGGCGCGGCGGCCTCAAGCCGGAGACACCCGTTCGTACGGTCGAAACGCCCGCGAAGCTTGGCGCGGCTCCATGATCTCCGAAGGTGAACGGGAGGGTGCCTTCTGGGCGTCCTCCCTCCGGCTCTATAAGGTTTTCGGGGTGCAACAGGTCCTGTTGCGGCTACAAGATGAAGAGGGTGCCGATATCGCAACGATACTGTACATCCTTTGGCGTGTTACGTGCGGCTTTCGATTGGACAGGGCTGAGCTAATACG is part of the Bradyrhizobium canariense genome and encodes:
- a CDS encoding UbiD family decarboxylase, encoding MDDSRTQAIKPPSLDLQAHIAELEAQGLLVHIDHPVNKDTELHPLVRCQFLGGIPEDERRAFLFTNVVDSDGRRYDIPVVVGAYAASPRIYAIGMGRSIAEIGKDWLNAIANPIAPIIVSSPSCQEVVIKGGDLRLPGGGLASLPVPISTPGFDAAPYLTATLCITTDPDNGIRNIGTYRAALKKTDRLGVRMSSRIGGAGGYLHWCKYRDRGERMPCAIVIGAAPVIAYTGAEKLAIDQDEMSVAGALAGVAIRTAKAVTVDLEIPADAEIVVEGLIDTDLLEPEGPFGESNGYVALEDFNMSMEVTAITHKRSPVFVSIISQVTPSESSVIKKVALEPLFLNHLRDHLSLKSVLRVVMHEPLSNLRPIIFIQFANGAPRTEVWRGLQGASARQADCGKLVIAVSEDIDPDNTDAVMWSLAYRSNPIEDVHVEPYRSTGHAPKSGPGELDSTLLIDATLKYPMAPLALPGRAFMERAQALWKELGLPALNVKSPWHGYSLGDWTDAWEKFARNAVEGAWAKNGDDTWTRRRGGLKPETPVRTVETPAKLGAAP